Genomic DNA from Pirellulales bacterium:
CGCCCTCGGCGCCGCGCGGCCCGATCAACTCGGCGATTACCGCATCATCCGCGAGGTGGGCCGCGGCGGCATGGGCATCGTCTACGAAGCCGAGCAGGTGTCGCTCGGCCGCCACGTGGCGGTCAAGGTGCTGCCCAAGGATCTGCTCAAAAAACCGAAGCAGCGCTTGCGGTTCCAGCGCGAGGCCAAGGCGGCGGCCCGCCTGCACCATACCAATATCGTGCCGGTGTTCGGCGTCGGCGACGACAACGGCACGGACTACTACGTGATGCAGTTCATCCAAGGCTCGGCCCTGGATGAAGTGCTCGACGAGCTCAAGCGGCTGCGCGCGAAGGCGGGCACACTGAGCGGTCCGTTGCCAAGCGGCGAATTGCCGGTCAGTCGGCGCGGCGTCTCGGCCGCCGGCGCGGCGCATTCGCTCTTGACCGGCGTCTTCCAGACGCCCGAAGAAAAGTCAGGAAGCCACGACGGCGAGGTCGCGCCCGACGAAACGCGCGACCAGCCGCCGCCGGCCGGCGCCGACGCCCCGAACGCCTCTTCATCGAATGGGCGGCTGTCCGACACGCTCTCGGCTTCCCGTTCGTCGGTGGTCTTGCCGGGCGGCGGACGCGGGCGATCGCAGCGCGCGCGCGCGAAGCGGACCTACTGGCAAAGCGTGGCCGAAATCGGGATCCAAGTGGCCGACGCCCTGGCCTACGCGCACGGCCAAGGCATCTTGCACCGTGACATCAAGCCGGCCAACCTGCTGCTCGACGTGCGGGGCGCCGTGTGGGTCACCGATTTCGGTCTGGCCAAGCTGGACGACGACCTCGGTCTGACGCAGACGGGCGACATTCTGGGCACACTGCGCTACATCGCACCGGAGACGTTCAAAGTTCAGGCGGACGAGCGAAGCGAAATCTATAGCCTGGGCCTGACGTTGTACGAGCTGCTGGCGTTGCGCCCGGCGTTCGAGCACGCCAAGCGCAACGTGTTGATCGAACGCGTGTTGCACGCTCAGGTCGGGCCTTTGAGCAAGCTGAATCCCGACATTCCCGCCGACCTCGTAACGATCGTCCACAAGGCGATCGAACGAGATGCGATGCACCGCTACCAGACGGCGCAGGAGCTGGCCGACGACCTGCAGCGGTTTATCGACGACGAGCCGATCAAGGCCCGGCGGATTTCCTTGCCGGAGCGTGTGGCCCGCTGGAGCCGGCACAACCGGTCCCTGGCGGCGTCGCTGGCCGCCGTTGGTTTGCTGGTCGGCCTTTTCGCAATCGGCTCGACGATCGCCGCCGGCTATTTCAGGAACCTGAACCGGAGCCTGACGAACAGCGTCGTGGCACTGCGGCTCACGCAGTCGGAGCTCCATTCGGCGAATGAGCACGCTGAAAAACGCGCGGCGGAGAATGCGGAGCTGGCCCGGCGGAATGCCGGTCTCGCCGCCGCCAGCCGCCGCGTGGCCGAAGAAGCGGTCGCGGCGAAAGACGAAGCCCAGCGGCAGCGCGACGACGCCGCGCGGCAGCGCGAGCTGGCCCGCTTCCACCTGTATGCTTCCAACGTCAACCTGGCCTTCAGGAAGTGGGAATCGGGCGACGTGTCGCACGCCACGAAATTGCTCGCCGAATGCCTGCCCGCCTCGCCCCAAGAGCGCGACCTGCGCGGCTGGGAGTGGCACTTTCAGGACCGCCTCACCCATCGTTTCGACATGCTGCTGGCGGGCCACGCCGACGCCGTGAATTCGGTCGCGTTCAGCCCCGATGGCCGCTGGCTGGTCTCTTGCGGCGCCGCTGGCGCCCTGCGGATCTGGGACGCGACGACCGGCGGCACGTCGCGCATTCTGCAGGGCCATCCGACGGGCATTCGCGACGTCGCCTACAGCCCGACCGGCAAACAGCTTGCCTCATCCGGCGACGCCGGCGCGTTGTTTCTCT
This window encodes:
- a CDS encoding protein kinase, whose translation is ALGAARPDQLGDYRIIREVGRGGMGIVYEAEQVSLGRHVAVKVLPKDLLKKPKQRLRFQREAKAAARLHHTNIVPVFGVGDDNGTDYYVMQFIQGSALDEVLDELKRLRAKAGTLSGPLPSGELPVSRRGVSAAGAAHSLLTGVFQTPEEKSGSHDGEVAPDETRDQPPPAGADAPNASSSNGRLSDTLSASRSSVVLPGGGRGRSQRARAKRTYWQSVAEIGIQVADALAYAHGQGILHRDIKPANLLLDVRGAVWVTDFGLAKLDDDLGLTQTGDILGTLRYIAPETFKVQADERSEIYSLGLTLYELLALRPAFEHAKRNVLIERVLHAQVGPLSKLNPDIPADLVTIVHKAIERDAMHRYQTAQELADDLQRFIDDEPIKARRISLPERVARWSRHNRSLAASLAAVGLLVGLFAIGSTIAAGYFRNLNRSLTNSVVALRLTQSELHSANEHAEKRAAENAELARRNAGLAAASRRVAEEAVAAKDEAQRQRDDAARQRELARFHLYASNVNLAFRKWESGDVSHATKLLAECLPASPQERDLRGWEWHFQDRLTHRFDMLLAGHADAVNSVAFSPDGRWLVSCGAAGALRIWDATTGGTSRILQGHPTGIRDVAYSPTGKQLASSGDAGALFLWNLSDAGTPLPLTGHTKRVVSVAYNADGTQLASAGADDTLRLWNTATGEALRVVPAGQGEVNGVAFSPDGRRLASAGDDKTVRVWEAATGRPVTVLSGHTDEVRWAAFSPDGLRLASSGSDYSVRIWDVSSGKELHTLTGHRGVVDRVAYSPDGVWVASASRDQTVRIWNASAGREQRVLAGHVGSADCVAFSPDGKRLASGGSDRTIRFWDPTGERMPRVLTGHRGAARGLAYSPDGSRLASVGADGALLIRDAFGAAGARVVAAHDAEVSAVAFNPMGTRLATATANGAVRLWDTTELRLLRTCGGHSGAVHCLQFHHAGQRLASGGEDGTLRVWDVATGTELIKVKPLGTPVRGLAYSADGTRIAAASASGSLRVRDADQSNRVIMALETKDNMGAAVAYSPDGAWLAFAGTDGIIRILDSRDGPQIGTLRGHTGAIQSLAYNRDGSRLASTGSDGTVRVWDPLNRRELLVLPTEAGEGLAVTFSPDGTQLAWVCQDGSMHVADGRPRNDGASPDYTEPAR